One Magnetococcus sp. PR-3 genomic region harbors:
- a CDS encoding tetratricopeptide repeat protein: MAGAENRRLQQWLESLAGDAPEPPNGLSSDRLPPDSLQTALQQVAQDQGQPLSETPHAQMPVHRLDPTAASDLLMAPSQRGGGAATQAQTPARQPNREHPLTHRLTRQEAPLPSIHSEGAEPTRRVVQVGMPVNRSNVVILPKRERVGQVDYGSFLSASHSAPAQDEETQTLQQQPDPPYNAPEDSQERSPAAQAWLLQQSTAEPSPVEPQMAPQDTHTWQPAVEVPALQQQQDGMQPQEREAPLETLGHMAEAIVDDALEPVTSDTQQEAFIAPPEDRQPEQSVTQEEREKDIISMVQIEALLNQALSERLQQQRDEAPAPQELPVDQSAQGSQEMQEGLEAQVVPEPTEALEDLSAIPLDETPAMSVAQVPLPSADEMAELTAMELDSSPSLEVEEATESSPRETRDHAALELDGPLSTLTWIEDEPAQPEAERVEKLPAVDEPAQELVAEPAQELVTEPAQELVAEPAQELVTEPAQELVTEPAQELVTEPAQEPVTEPAQEPVVELAQEAISPSEHAPLTEAQQVDASTLEAPQLTAQVQSDANESGVATKMDEAGEETQQSSASASESPQELDEAPLVTNRVAKEILQQIEQDLPVASQESTAADPEPLPASSQTTTIPAAELADVELDEKSGEVVDELPVPKVSRIQQRRRFAKASKEEPLAPEVVPPKPTSNPGFLFGRLKDRRVKLAAAALEDPADVEQQMRQPKPLVSTLKRRIGLPKSMWLPFGWYAMGVVVNNISDGAIRWYQGITRMDADVQSAFLLDRARHLQRLERMEEAKEVLEMATALDGVSSSAYLLLAEVLQSLDMQTQAEQVLFKALNNGYDDAYLYLRLGTLMLDGERAEAAIAYLRQAVTMAPDLYDALCALAKALWQSNGHEESLAHLERAREIRPFDPRAFMLTGEVLESLKRDEDAALFYQQADALNNMLQVKPAHERVEPDELS, encoded by the coding sequence ATGGCTGGTGCCGAAAACAGACGGCTGCAACAGTGGCTTGAGTCCCTGGCTGGTGATGCGCCTGAGCCGCCAAATGGCCTGTCGTCAGATAGGTTGCCCCCAGATAGCCTGCAAACTGCCTTGCAGCAGGTGGCTCAGGATCAGGGACAGCCTCTAAGCGAGACCCCTCATGCCCAGATGCCAGTCCATCGGCTGGATCCTACTGCCGCGTCGGATCTGTTGATGGCTCCATCCCAAAGAGGGGGAGGGGCCGCCACCCAAGCGCAAACGCCAGCACGCCAACCGAACCGTGAGCACCCGCTGACACATCGTCTTACGCGTCAAGAGGCCCCTCTCCCCAGCATTCATAGTGAGGGGGCAGAGCCCACCCGTCGGGTGGTGCAGGTGGGGATGCCTGTTAATCGTTCCAATGTGGTGATCCTGCCCAAGCGGGAGCGGGTGGGGCAGGTGGATTACGGCTCTTTTCTCTCGGCGAGCCACAGTGCGCCAGCCCAGGATGAGGAGACACAAACCCTACAGCAGCAGCCGGATCCCCCCTATAACGCCCCAGAGGATTCACAAGAGCGTAGTCCTGCTGCTCAGGCTTGGCTGCTCCAACAGTCCACAGCTGAACCTTCCCCTGTTGAACCACAGATGGCCCCTCAGGATACCCATACGTGGCAGCCTGCGGTTGAAGTGCCTGCTCTCCAGCAGCAACAGGATGGGATGCAGCCGCAAGAGCGGGAAGCCCCTCTGGAGACGCTGGGGCATATGGCTGAGGCCATCGTGGATGATGCGTTAGAGCCCGTTACCAGTGATACCCAACAGGAGGCGTTTATTGCCCCGCCTGAGGATCGTCAGCCTGAGCAGAGCGTGACGCAAGAGGAGCGTGAGAAGGATATCATCTCCATGGTGCAGATTGAGGCACTGCTCAATCAGGCGCTATCAGAACGGCTGCAACAGCAGCGGGATGAGGCCCCCGCCCCCCAGGAACTCCCGGTTGATCAGAGTGCTCAAGGATCTCAGGAGATGCAGGAGGGCCTGGAGGCCCAGGTGGTGCCCGAGCCAACCGAAGCGTTGGAGGATCTGTCCGCCATACCGCTGGATGAGACACCTGCCATGAGTGTGGCCCAGGTGCCTTTGCCCTCTGCGGATGAGATGGCTGAGTTGACAGCTATGGAGCTGGATAGCTCCCCATCGCTAGAGGTGGAAGAGGCCACAGAGTCCTCGCCTCGTGAGACTCGGGATCACGCCGCGTTGGAGCTGGATGGACCGTTATCAACCCTGACCTGGATTGAGGATGAGCCAGCCCAGCCTGAAGCAGAAAGGGTGGAGAAACTACCAGCGGTGGATGAGCCTGCCCAAGAGCTGGTCGCTGAGCCTGCCCAAGAGCTGGTCACTGAGCCTGCCCAAGAGCTGGTTGCTGAGCCTGCTCAAGAGCTGGTCACTGAGCCTGCTCAAGAGCTGGTCACTGAGCCTGCCCAAGAGCTGGTCACTGAGCCTGCCCAAGAGCCGGTCACTGAGCCTGCCCAAGAGCCGGTGGTCGAACTGGCCCAAGAAGCGATCAGCCCCAGCGAGCATGCGCCGCTGACCGAGGCGCAGCAGGTTGACGCCTCCACCTTGGAGGCCCCTCAATTAACTGCGCAAGTGCAGAGCGATGCCAACGAAAGCGGCGTTGCAACTAAGATGGATGAAGCGGGTGAGGAGACCCAACAGAGTTCAGCTTCTGCCTCGGAATCCCCCCAAGAGCTGGACGAGGCTCCACTGGTAACCAACCGTGTGGCCAAGGAAATTTTGCAGCAGATTGAACAGGATCTGCCCGTTGCGTCCCAAGAGTCTACAGCGGCGGACCCTGAGCCTTTACCAGCCAGTAGCCAGACCACCACGATTCCTGCCGCTGAACTGGCGGATGTGGAGTTGGATGAAAAGAGTGGTGAGGTGGTGGATGAACTGCCGGTGCCCAAGGTATCCCGCATCCAACAGCGCCGCCGTTTTGCTAAGGCTTCTAAGGAGGAGCCGCTGGCCCCTGAGGTGGTGCCCCCAAAACCGACATCCAATCCTGGCTTTCTGTTTGGACGGCTAAAGGATCGTCGGGTCAAGCTGGCCGCGGCAGCCCTGGAGGATCCAGCGGATGTTGAGCAGCAGATGCGCCAGCCTAAGCCCCTGGTCAGTACTCTGAAACGCCGCATTGGGCTACCCAAATCCATGTGGTTGCCCTTTGGTTGGTACGCCATGGGAGTGGTCGTCAACAACATCAGTGACGGGGCGATTCGCTGGTATCAGGGTATCACCCGTATGGATGCCGATGTGCAGTCCGCCTTTCTGCTGGATCGCGCCCGCCATCTGCAGAGACTGGAGCGCATGGAGGAGGCCAAAGAGGTTCTGGAGATGGCCACCGCCCTGGATGGCGTCTCCAGCAGCGCCTATCTGCTGTTGGCTGAGGTGCTGCAGAGTCTAGATATGCAGACCCAGGCTGAACAGGTCCTGTTTAAGGCCCTTAATAACGGTTATGATGATGCCTATCTCTACCTGCGTCTGGGCACCTTGATGCTGGATGGGGAGCGCGCTGAAGCAGCCATCGCCTATCTGCGTCAGGCGGTGACCATGGCACCGGACCTCTATGATGCACTCTGTGCCCTGGCCAAAGCGCTGTGGCAGTCCAATGGCCATGAAGAGAGTCTGGCCCATCTGGAACGGGCCAGGGAAATCCGCCCCTTTGATCCCCGTGCATTTATGCTCACTGGAGAGGTGCTGGAGAGTCTGAAACGGGATGAGGATGCCGCCCTGTTCTATCAACAGGCCGATGCCCTGAACAATATGTTGCAGGTCAAACCCGCCCATGAGCGGGTGGAGCCCGATGAACTTAGCTGA
- the mamQ gene encoding magnetosome protein MamQ, which produces MSSRGHDDELDGLEALESETLNSERVRRMKRLMKDMYKEEFESQKLRLPPIKSRSLIITISFLSIVIFGVTTLYNFNRFVTLEERVLSSHGHIEDALQRRLNLVQNLVNLTLNQAALEQEVYRHVADVRKQIGQPAPPQAQGAEPTAADMDAALAGTDNSTFLKQMLGMDGNVSSGALANLLAVVEQYPNVTASVTYQQLMDKLVEIENRITLRRDEYNEEVRIYNTLISSFPWYILAKVTGFDRYDYFTARVDRNDPILRVPDVNKKTFNRLLPVFDGSAPEGATVQPQPTEDKKEP; this is translated from the coding sequence ATGAGCAGTAGAGGTCACGACGACGAATTAGACGGTTTGGAGGCGCTTGAGTCTGAAACGCTCAACAGTGAGCGTGTGCGCCGTATGAAACGTCTGATGAAGGATATGTACAAGGAGGAGTTTGAGTCGCAAAAACTGCGTCTGCCCCCCATCAAATCCCGTTCGTTGATCATCACCATCTCGTTTCTCTCCATTGTGATTTTTGGGGTGACGACCCTCTATAACTTCAACCGTTTCGTGACCTTGGAGGAGCGGGTGCTATCCTCACACGGTCATATTGAAGATGCCCTGCAACGGCGTTTGAACCTGGTACAAAATCTGGTCAACCTGACCCTCAACCAGGCAGCGTTGGAGCAGGAGGTCTACCGCCATGTGGCCGATGTGCGCAAGCAGATTGGCCAGCCCGCTCCACCCCAAGCCCAGGGCGCAGAGCCCACGGCGGCGGATATGGATGCGGCTCTGGCCGGTACTGATAACTCGACCTTTCTTAAGCAAATGCTGGGTATGGATGGCAATGTCAGCAGCGGTGCCCTGGCCAATCTGTTGGCGGTGGTGGAGCAGTATCCTAATGTTACCGCCTCCGTCACCTACCAGCAGTTGATGGATAAGTTGGTGGAGATTGAGAACCGCATTACTCTGCGGCGGGATGAGTACAATGAAGAGGTGCGGATTTACAACACCCTGATCTCCTCCTTTCCGTGGTATATTCTGGCCAAGGTAACTGGATTTGATCGTTATGACTACTTCACCGCCCGTGTTGACCGTAACGATCCCATCCTGCGGGTGCCGGATGTGAACAAGAAGACCTTCAATCGGTTGCTGCCGGTATTTGATGGTAGCGCACCTGAGGGTGCGACCGTACAGCCTCAACCAACTGAGGACAAAAAAGAGCCATGA
- the mamB gene encoding magnetosome biogenesis CDF transporter MamB encodes MKYDQCRNCREQVTWYSIISNIFLVIIKGVLGAISGCQALVADAFHSSADVMASAVTMISLKISAQPADEDHHYGHGKVQFISSSIVGLILITGAIFILIDAIKAIVTGDYDAPNRIAILGAAISVASNELMYRYQSCVGKENNSPAIMANAWDNRSDAFSSIAVMVGVAFATFGFPIADPIAAVGVSILVTRIGVELNLEAVDGLMDASPEMEELEDIYKIVKDVSSVHGINYMRARTMGDKLHVELNVEVARELKVYEGDLIVDLLRRRIFQEMKHIGELQIFLTPVEMEAV; translated from the coding sequence ATGAAGTACGATCAATGTCGAAATTGCCGGGAGCAGGTGACCTGGTACTCCATTATCTCCAACATCTTTTTGGTGATTATCAAAGGGGTACTGGGGGCGATCTCTGGCTGTCAGGCGCTGGTAGCGGATGCCTTTCACTCCTCGGCGGATGTGATGGCCTCGGCGGTGACCATGATCAGCCTGAAGATCTCAGCGCAGCCCGCCGATGAGGATCATCACTATGGTCACGGTAAGGTGCAGTTCATCTCCTCCTCTATTGTGGGATTAATTCTGATTACCGGGGCGATTTTTATCTTGATCGATGCCATCAAGGCCATTGTGACCGGTGATTATGATGCGCCCAACCGTATCGCCATTCTTGGCGCGGCCATCTCGGTGGCTTCTAACGAGTTGATGTATCGCTATCAGAGCTGTGTGGGTAAAGAGAACAACAGCCCCGCCATTATGGCCAATGCCTGGGATAACCGCTCTGATGCCTTCTCCTCCATCGCAGTGATGGTGGGGGTGGCTTTTGCCACCTTTGGTTTCCCCATCGCCGACCCCATCGCCGCTGTGGGAGTCTCCATTCTGGTGACACGGATCGGTGTGGAGCTAAATCTGGAAGCGGTGGATGGTCTGATGGATGCCTCCCCGGAGATGGAGGAGTTGGAGGATATCTATAAGATCGTCAAGGATGTCTCCAGTGTCCATGGCATCAACTACATGCGCGCCCGTACTATGGGGGATAAGCTGCATGTAGAGTTGAATGTGGAGGTGGCCAGAGAGTTGAAAGTCTACGAAGGGGATCTCATCGTCGATCTGTTGCGACGGCGTATCTTCCAGGAAATGAAACACATCGGCGAGTTGCAAATCTTTTTGACGCCGGTGGAGATGGAAGCGGTATAA
- the mamS gene encoding magnetosome protein MamS, translating into MKWEEWIGVLAALFIAGLIVMAIVPNQVGSLFSGETGLGQVAQFNLPQPGTVGQINQGPQPQALQVAAQQPAQNRGGIGKPQAVGDALNPVRNDGGAPVQPGLVPFRKAPLIRFDGTIQQISEIQWQDKQIHIWLSQAGNRELHISVAPSWFLAFMGCTLQHDMQVSGRGFKFDRVNKDAVIYAKYLKINGRNCHLRNDEGFALWSNKLR; encoded by the coding sequence ATGAAGTGGGAAGAGTGGATCGGCGTACTTGCCGCCCTGTTTATCGCTGGCCTGATTGTGATGGCCATTGTTCCCAATCAGGTGGGTTCTCTGTTTTCAGGAGAGACCGGGTTGGGGCAGGTAGCGCAATTCAACCTGCCACAGCCGGGTACCGTGGGTCAGATAAACCAGGGTCCGCAACCCCAGGCTCTACAGGTGGCAGCGCAGCAGCCTGCCCAGAACAGAGGGGGGATCGGTAAACCCCAAGCGGTGGGGGATGCCCTTAATCCGGTACGTAACGATGGGGGGGCACCGGTTCAGCCGGGGCTGGTACCCTTTCGCAAGGCACCGCTGATTCGCTTTGATGGTACCATTCAGCAGATCTCTGAGATTCAGTGGCAGGATAAGCAGATCCATATCTGGCTTAGTCAGGCGGGCAACCGGGAGCTGCACATTTCCGTAGCCCCCAGTTGGTTCCTTGCCTTTATGGGCTGTACCTTGCAACACGATATGCAGGTCAGTGGGCGCGGCTTTAAGTTTGACCGGGTTAATAAAGATGCGGTGATCTATGCCAAGTATTTAAAGATCAATGGCCGCAACTGCCACCTGCGCAATGATGAAGGGTTTGCGTTGTGGTCCAACAAGCTACGCTAG
- the mamT gene encoding magnetosome protein MamT, with translation MVQLNGKPTSPLAAMIVLLVVMVGAWLLYDKNKDTLENWSNTRVPRYLQGEIFGSYPMPTQPTIQEEVVQKVQRKKKQPAKMVVKMLPVIAKNAKLPHTYWGLCTKCHLIKGGAPPGSQPITPVGKVLEKASMITKVGPPIYPDSTRHHPAAGRCIKCHDIVVKLPPN, from the coding sequence ATGGTGCAACTAAATGGTAAACCGACCTCTCCGCTTGCCGCCATGATTGTGCTGTTGGTGGTGATGGTGGGGGCGTGGCTGCTCTATGATAAGAACAAGGATACCCTGGAGAACTGGTCCAACACCCGGGTGCCTAGATATCTGCAGGGCGAGATCTTTGGTAGCTATCCCATGCCCACCCAGCCCACCATTCAGGAAGAGGTGGTGCAAAAAGTGCAACGAAAGAAAAAGCAACCGGCCAAAATGGTCGTTAAGATGCTTCCGGTAATCGCCAAAAATGCCAAGCTGCCGCACACCTATTGGGGGCTGTGTACCAAGTGCCACCTGATCAAGGGGGGCGCGCCGCCGGGTAGCCAACCCATAACACCGGTTGGTAAAGTGCTTGAAAAAGCATCGATGATTACCAAGGTGGGGCCGCCGATCTATCCGGACTCCACACGCCACCATCCGGCGGCGGGTCGTTGCATCAAATGTCATGATATTGTGGTGAAGCTGCCACCCAACTAG